One Hordeum vulgare subsp. vulgare chromosome 4H, MorexV3_pseudomolecules_assembly, whole genome shotgun sequence DNA window includes the following coding sequences:
- the LOC123450785 gene encoding ethylene-responsive transcription factor ERF073-like, giving the protein MCSDAILAELIPSAPARRISTVHLFPKQRRVDSFEAAFKRFDEDSEEEEVLQCAGFEFGAHRQPAARPAQFRGIRRRPWGKWAAEIHDPIKGVRVWLGTFPSAEAASHAYDAAARNFSGANARLNFPSSSTSAPMRRVAAKATPCLVVDLVDDEEDDAEAVDAGGMSSGSSGTLPVFSWQGRSTSNEIMAQYVHAKVESGQSVVDLGSAKKRPRLEADAVLPAVSDDSANNQLLDPFLFDQFSFLNSSSYGWLDSLFSADVAKIDDGQLGLWTFGDDDHLAEDKARRVQGVASALAFGDKVEEWRCEATVQERIYIELSDDDDDDDD; this is encoded by the exons ATGTGCAGCGATGCAATCCTCGCCGAGCTCATACCGAGCGCGCCGGCAAGGCGCATCTCGACGGTCCACCTCTTTCCCaagcagcggagggtcgacagcttCGAGGCTGCTTTCAAGCGCTTCGACGAGGactctgaggaggaggaggtgctcCAGTGCGCGGGTTTCGAGTTTGGCGCCCACAGGCAGCCGGCAGCGAGGCCGGCGCAGTTCAGAGGCATCCGGCGCCGGCCGTGGGGCAAATGGGCGGCAGAGATCCACGACCCCATCAAGGGCGTCCGGGTCTGGCTCGGCACCTTCCCCTCCGCCGAGGCCGCCTCGCACGCCTACGACGCCGCCGCCCGCA ATTTTAGCGGCGCCAACGCCAGGCTCAACTTCCCCTCTTCGTCCACGAGCGCACCCATGCGCCGCGTGGCCGCGAAGGCGACGCCATGCCTTGTTGTTGACCTCGTCGATGACGAAGAGGATGATGCCGAAGCAGTTGATGCCGGCGGGATGAGCTCCGGATCCAGCGGCACCCTGCCAGTCTTCTCATGGCAGGGCAGGTCCACGTCCAACGAGATCATGGCGCAATATGTTCATGCTAAAGTGGAGTCCGGCCAGTCCGTCGTCGACCTAGGCAGCGCCAAGAAGCGGCCCCGGCTTGAAGCCGACGCGGTTCTGCCGGCGGTGTCCGACGATTCCGCCAACAACCAACTGTTAGACCCTTTCCTGTTTGACCAATTCAGTTTCTTGAACAGCAGCTCGTACGGGTGGCTAGATAGCCTGTTCAGCGCCGATGTCGCGAAGATCGATGACGGGCAGCTGGGGTTATGGACCTTTGGCGACGATGACCATCTCGCCGAGGACAAAGCTCGGCGCgtgcaa GGTGTCGCGTCGGCCCTCGCCTTCGGCGACAAGGTTGAGGAGTGGCGCTGCGAAGCCACTGTACAGGAGCGCATCTATATCGAActctccgacgacgacgacgacgacgacgactga